A window of Acropora muricata isolate sample 2 chromosome 6, ASM3666990v1, whole genome shotgun sequence genomic DNA:
CTAACAGTGACCAATCCTCCCGATAACACCTTGTACGCAAGTTTCGCGGCCATCTTCGGTGACTCATCTCACACTATCAGGTTACTTATCATAATCTTTCCCGCCATCTTCGTTGCAGTTGACATCTTTCTTTCGGAGCTTAGACGCATGCGCCTGGCGCGAATTCAATATGGCGGCTTATTTGGTTTGTTTGACCACGGATGGTGGAATTCCATTGTTCACTCGAACCAAAGGAAATTTACCACAGGTAGCCTACTAGATGAGACTGATGTTTAGCAAAGGAGTTCAAAACTGGAGACTTCTAGAGTGTGTTACCATGAGGagaaaaagtgtttttttaCAAGATGGAGAATGCAGATGATTCTAAAATAGCTTTACAAAACCGGcaaacttcgctactcgatgactattactaatagacctctagtagcgtagccaatcaaaatgcaggatttgcattagtccactggttgggtgatactaattatttttagtataaatttacctgtagtctatcgtgaatccatgaacctgattggctatattactcgtagactatctgctgttagtataaatttactcgtagtctatcgtgaatccgtgaatctgattggttatattactcgcagactatctgctgatagtctacagttgtgaatagccaatgaaaatcgttctcctatttattctgaccaatcacgaagctttaaattttaaattgtgtatcacaaattttaaattgtatatcacgaagcttcgcagtgcacatcgcacgcagtgtttgaaaccttgaatttgaattgccgatgtaaacacaatataacacttttaaccatttaaacgttactttacatttctatgcaatgagactacgagtaaatttatactaaaacaattagactatgcgccctcgttttctacgagcgatagtcaactcggctgcccctcgttgactatctgctcgtagaaaactcgggctcgtactctaattgttaattagtatcacccaactagtggactaatgcaaatcctgcattttgattggctacgctactaggggtctaatagcaatagtcatcgagtagcgaaattcgcgggtttttctttggttttttcccctaagaactatttcttcaacttgcatttgctaactttattattgccttttctgtccaactagttgggtgatactaaaacaattagaccttTCGCCCTCAAgagccacggatcaatagcccattctgcttcgcctcatgggctattgacccgtagcccaaaagggctacgggtctaattgttaaatagtctacagttgtaaatagccaatgaaaatcggctattttgaacatgtgatgcttgtttcacacctcagtgcacatcacgcgcagtgtttgaaacctttgaattacggatgtaaacacaataagaCATTTTTTGCTAAACGTTACTttaaatttttatgcaatgagactacgagtaaatttatactaaaacaattagactactcgccctcgttttttACAAGTGAAAGTCAACTCGGCTGTACCtcattgactatctgctcgtagaaaactcgggctcgtagtctaattgttaaatattcatgaatttGAAACTTTTGTAGATAAACAAACATGGAAACGTAtgtccttttttttattacaatgtaTAAATTGTTGATGATTTGCCAGTTGTCACTTTTTTTTATCAGTTACCTTTTCCTGTTATTGGTTCACTTAACGGCGTTTGTATGTTTGCGAGCAACCAAGATGCCTCGCTGCTCAACACAGTCACTGATGATGCTAAAGTTGTTTGGAAGGTCTTTCATGAAAAgtaattatctttgaaaattaAGTTATTTTCACTATACAGGGTTCATGGTTTATATGCCAACTCTAATATCTCCCAGCTGATTGTCTGTGTCTCACCTGTCAAAGACGGGTACCGGTACCAGCTGGTCTTAGTTCTGTTCTGTTCCTAGTTTTTTGAAGGATGGATACCAATTTTTACCAGATAACTTGATCAGCTTTGGATGTGCTCATGGCCTGGATAGTGCTTTTTCTGTGCACAGCACTATTACACTTTGTTAAAAGATTAATGACCGTCAACTCACACTCTTATGCCAGGGTGTTTCATTCTTGAAGCCATATCACCATTCCTTTTACAACAACAGTTTATTGTAccccacaaaaaaagaaatacaatataTAAATTATGGCATAAACTAAActtaataaatgaaataaaagggGGTACCAACTTCCTGAAATAACTCAGTAGTTAAAAAGGCTGGGAAGCCGACTAAGTAGTTAAAAAGGGCGGGAAGGTTTGCATCTGGGTACTTGCTCTTAGTTGATAAGAATCATTATGACAGTAACCTCTAGGAACAAGTCAAGTTGTGACTGTTTACTACTAAAATGTGAGCAATGACTGTTGTTGGTATAATACTGAATGTCATGGCAATATTACTGTTATTAATTTCATCGTAAATGAGTGCTACTTCAGTAGTAGCAAGGCAAAAGCCTGAATGTGGCTTGAACCCTTACCTTTACAATGCCAGttcagtgctctaccagttgagctatgtATCAAGCCAACTAGGGGCTAAGATAAGGCCTTTGTGAATAttttatgataatgataataaaatattcaccattataataattattcataattattatgatgtaatgaatacatgaaattgatgtatttgaactgcaatTACAATAAAGGTTTTAGGTCATTCATCACAATCATAGTCATGTACATATATATCCACTCATCATGGACCCACATACAGTAACAGCCAGCTTCTAGTTGgcctggtagagcactgcactagCTTCACAGAGTTCAAGATTTaagtcccattcaggcctgaatttttcagaccaGTTCTCTTAAAACTGCTTCAGTAGCactcataactgtgaggatcatttaCACTGAAACTGTGGCAATCTTCAGACTAAAATACTTGAATTTCAAGTATTCATTACATACATTGCTGTTGCTACTTGCAGGATCACGTTAATCATCGCAACTTCGGATGACTGTGCGAGTGACTTACATCTTACCAGACTTTTGGAGTTTGTGTTTAATTCCATGGTTGGTAAAGATAACATTATGCAAGGATATTTTATCTGATTGTTGtagaaaattaataattgaaCTTAAACAATCAGTCTATTAATGTAGTAACATTTAGCGTGTATGTATTTAACAAAGAAAAGTTATCACTTGTCACAGATAACACGGTGCAAAGTGTAAGCAGTTTTTATGAGAAGTATGGATGACATTCCCACCTTGTTCCTGGTGTCCTCTCTCCAGACACTCAGAATTTTACGTTGAAGATATAAAGTTTGTGAAATTCTAAAAATCTTCCGGCTGTAAAAAACATTACCAAAGGGATTCAGCATAGGGTCTCTTTTTCATCCAccaatactgaaaaaaaaacaaaagggaacAAGGACCAACAATATATCtttattttcttgtattttaagGTCTTGTTATTGGGAATTAATGAGCTTACAAATATCAGAAATGTGGAGCTTCTTAAGAGGGATTTACGGGTAGGTGTGTAGGGTATTAACATAAAACTAAAGCTGCGGCAATGCTCACATCCTATTTTTCTTCGCAGTAAGACATTCAGACTGGTTAAgatgataatagtaatgatagtaataatgaGTCAAAATACTTGACACTATTGGCAAACTCATTCATGCTTGATGGAGTGTAGCATCATGTATAattttagtttattatataaagtGGAGTGCTTTATAGCTATTAATTTCCACCACTAAGAAACACTTActccacatgtgaaaaattcaataatttttcaGGTGTGTTTTTTAGATCACTAAttaatcagctgctgacatgtcACTCGCTCTACTTAGCACCACGAATGACTGGCACTGCATTCTCTTTTGgaaatgtgaaaaaagcctggtatcttcttgttagtaagatatttatgtaataaacaaaataatacatggttgcttggataTCTCACAAATGAGTGTAGCAAACAAGTGAGATATCAAGTATTATTCTCTCTGTTGAATTAAAAATCGCTTGCTCTGTCTCTCTCTCTTGGTCATCATGCATGCACGAGTttaacaaaaattaagtgaGAACTATTTAAGTCACAGCGATCTTTTTAAGGAACCTCAACTAATTGATACTAAAAGAGCTTATAAACTTATGCACTTGTTATGTTGCTAGTGACAAGCACAGCAAAAATGAATATTGGTCAGTTTCAAGAAGCCATATACTTGTACAGTGGTGCATGAAGATCTCATTAATAAgtaattattgtcttttttttggtttagtGTTGTTACAGTATAATTGACAGCTTCTTGGAAGGCACAAGTTTAACAGGGAATATAACAAAAGCAGTTGATGTCATTCTTTGTTCTGATGTGTCCGTCTTGCAGGTTGTATACTTTTACTGCACTGCATTCTTGCAGTTTTGTATTATTgagttttgttttattgtgaaaATCATTGTTGTGGAAGCATTCTTGATGCCCATTTCATTCtctgcaataaaaaaaacagcaatttaTTTAAAAGGCTAAAAAAACTTGTCCTGTTCCCtaatgtttttgaaagaaatagaCATGGGAATGTCATTTAATCCCAGGTTTTGTGTTAGAAAATCAGTACATTATACCTGCATGAGGGAGCTGCATTAGGAAGTGGTCATTATCAGTAGTTTTTTGGATACTGGGAGCTTTGGGGGCTGTTGTCTTACATAAAACTCTCTATaatccctccccccccccccccccgctaCTGCCATTAAAGGAAATTATCCTCAAATCCATAATAATTCATTGCCTTTGTTTGCAGGAGTTTCTGGATGACTTTGCAAGTGCAGTTAACAGTCAATTTGGGTGTTTGCTTGTGATGGGAAAAGTGGCAGTTGCAACAGAACGCTGGTGTGTAGCAGTACATTGTTTTAATTACCCGTGTGTCCTTTCAGTAGGGTTCTTAGGGTAACAAGAACTTTTTCCCTGATGATCAGTTACACTATTTTACTATGAGTATAATTTCTTGGCCATTAAATTCTCTGAATTTGTCCTAGATTGAcatcatgaaaaaaataaaaataatacaatTTATCTTATATTAGTGCAAGAGGTTGTAACAGTAAGAAGGGGTTATAATTTTGATTGTAGATTAACTTCATTTTTAGGTGGGAGTTGACAGGCTTGGAAACAGTTTTGCTATCATTTCTTGTCAGAGCATTGCCACCTTGTTCTTCCCGTGATATCCCTGTCTATCTTCCCTACGGCAGTCCAAAGGTTTGTCATGCGGGCAATAATTTTGCATTAGTTATTGATTGATCTCTGAGTTTTTCAATAGAATTTGATTTCAGAAGGAGGTAGCATAGCAGAGTGGTTTGGGCGGTGGACTCAAAATCTTGAGATCCCGTGTTCAAGTCCTGCTCTGATCACTAGATGGATTTGTTTGAGGTAGTCCCTGCATGGTTCAACTCCTCTGCTGCACTTgaacatagccaactggtctgcctcttGCCAGTtaggattcttaacctgttaagttaaTTCAGTACTTTATTTCATTGACCTTGAAAAGCCCAGTGGGGAGAGGACATTCAATGAAGTATTAAATTTTAAGTTactttaaaatgaaatgaaagacaCCTTAATCTAGTGATCATCTTATTCCAGTTATTTACTAAGTGCTAATTATATTTTGAGGCACTAGTCCTTTTGTGGCATGCAGTTGATGTCTAGTTTCAATACAAATTTTTTTCACTTACTCTTATGATGTTAATTATATCTCATACAAAACGTATCATTTCTGGCCATTGTAGCAGGTGCacagatttctagtttctaaagaaagtgtGGTGCTGTgttggtgggagagtgaaacatgaaaattttgttttatcaaacaagttgataaaggtcgaatttccacattgaaagatttggaaagctgacatttgtCAGAGTGAAGATTACTACTCCTCAGAGCACTTCACTCTCActggaaacgtcagcttcccagaCCTTTCttggtggtaattcgacctttatgaACTTGTTAcagtaaatgaaacaaaatttttgttgtACCATGTGCCTTTAATAACTGGAGAATACTTgaaattgtttgtgtttttaggTTCCTCACAGGCTTTTGACTTTCCAAGTAAGTTACCAAATCATTCCCTTGTACATACACATCCAGTACAATTGGTCATCAGGCTGCAACTTTGCAGTGGCATTAGACGATGTCGCAAAGCGGCCCTTCAAATTATGGTACATTTGAATGATATACTGATTAGTATATTAAGTGGGACTTTTTGTGACACTTACTCAAGGTGTCAAGGATCTCACTGGGTCATTGAAGGTTAAGGTCAAGGTTGTAGGTGAAGGTTAAGTGTATAATTATGTGTGAACCTTTCTTTGAGTTGCAGCATCTTCATACAATTTATAATGTATTGTAATGGTTACATTGCTCACATTATTTTGTGGGTCTTGCCTATTTTTGTTTAAGATCTTGGTGATAATAGTTATCTTATTAGATaactgagattgtccagcaagtttgaggatcatttcttcaattcatctctcaactACACTTcacaaaacatttctttcactcatCATTCCTTTTGCACAAACGTGtaagcccaacaaattgacccgCTCACATCTGAGTGGCTTCACAGCTCGGTTGGTAAGAGTACGTACTGCACGGGCATGGCAGAGGCCATAGGTTCTAATCCGGTTGAAGATACCTGAAAACTTTTAAGGTGCACGTATAAGAGGCAATCGCtcagattgtccagcaagtgtgaggaccATTTCTTCAAATCGTCTTCCAACCACACTTCACAAAACATGTCTTTCAGTTATCTTATGTTAtcattttttacatgttttcagCTAATTGAAGGTGTGGAGGTTTGTGTAATATGTGGGCCCCAACCAACACTTCAGGATACTGAAACTAAGGTGTGGCTCCAAGTAAATCTAGTCTCTGTCAAACTGTTTTCCATGACAACTACTTAGTTCTGTATAAAGCTAAAGAGCATCAGCTAAAGCAAATGGTAAACATGATGGATTTTGATTCTGCTTcatggctttttctttttgaaatggAAATACAGTGATGTAATAGACTTACAAAgtcaatttataataattttttttatctcttcaaAGTACTTGGACCAGTACTGGAGGTTAGCTGTAGACATGCTAAAATCCAGTCGCAGGTCACACCCAAGAAATCTTCCTGGAGACATAGTTCTTGATATGGGAATCCTTGGGTATGTGGAAATAGAGTTCAAAATACCTGAATGTTATTCATTTATGCCCAATTTTTATTATGATTCTTTGTGGAATTTGACAGCTgcattgcaataataataataaattattgcaaTTGTTGACAGGGGCTCCAGCAGAAACCAATGCATACAGTACATGTAAGATCCCAGTGCGAGtaaggaaaatatactttcttGGAAAGCTGGCACTGACTACAACCCATACTTAAGGACCACTTGCCATGCATTAGACTGCGTACTAAGAATGCTGCAGAGAACCACACTAACAAACAGCAAAACACATGCCGAAATAGGGCAACGCATCATCAAAACAGTATtcaaataataatgttattaattTGCTCCTTGCAGTTAAGTCTGTGAAATTGACTTCAACACAATAAACATTTAGATGCCTTGTTGGTTTTGTTCAGGAAAATGCCGTGTTGCTCCCCTCACTAAACCAATTTTAACAAACAAATGTCAACTTAAAAGGTATTTAATATGCTACAAAAGTGACAAATCACCCTTgaggataaaattaatgatcaatTGAATTGTGTTCTTATTTCTTAGTATCACAGTTTTTCCACAAGTTATTTGTTTGATATTTAAATTTATAACCAAAGAGAAGCTAAATAGATTTAATGCACCTGTTTTATCTCGGTCTCATTTTTGTAAGattgtattttttgttgttttcactGTTTATGTTGCAGGTTTTTGTTGGTGAACAGAGATGAAAGGAAATGCTTGTCAAGTGTGCATCCATCTGGAGTAATGACTGGTGTGGATTCACAAAGCAACTTAACAGGTACAATATACAACCAATTTTTTAGTATATTGTAGTAAAGGTGATTTGATTGCGCATCTCCTATGTCACTGAAGTTCAGCTTTAAATTGTTTCTATTTTGCATTAATGTGTTattaaaattgaattgatgCCTCACTTCTCATTTGAGTTTTAGATTATTGAATCACACAATATGCAAGTCCTGGAAATCTTGTGTCattttgtttaatgtttttctatttttcttgcCAGGGGGTGGAATGTCTATTGCCAAGAGAAAATCAATTTTAGTGTCGTTTTATAAGTCGGTTGTTGGAACATTGTTTCCACCCCATGAGTTGGCAGCTTCTCTGACAGGTACGCCAGTAGCATACACACTGCTCAAAACTCAGATCAAGGCTTCAAATCAAAACTTGAAGTTTTCAAATGCCATACTCGGCTCATTTCCACGCAATTCAATCTTCTTTATGCAAATATCATCAGAAATGTGCACTGCCTGAAGTAGTCCTAGAACCAAGAAACAACATCTATAGGTCAAAATGGCGGCTTTGTCATTGATCTGCCTTCtacttaaggttactgctaacctctTGGGGTCAGTGCCTTCCGGGAGATCTTTCGTACGCGcgttattttcggtaaaactccagcaaactatatgtcaccgaaaaggtaataaaatgaagaatccgaatatatgaacgtttaaagtttataatggctttcttagcgcgcgcgaggcttcaaactcaaaaccatacatgttcACTTTGCTGAATTACCCGCCTTCGCACTACcacgcacaatcaaacaaaccgtactatttcaatcagcactctataggctatcaaagtgtgtcgggcttttaggattttcctattggttttcgagaaaataaactttgaagaggaccaatagtaaattttccgtttcgcgacacgcagagatgcgtcaaagtaaaaatatttcgaatttttgaaaagcccgacacactttcgtGCATTTTACACGTTTTCACACCTTGTCAATGCGGGTGTGAATGCGGTCATGCCGCTgtgatgccgccgaccaatgaaaatcgacgtaAGGCTCCCTGAAGATGGTTTGTggcaaaacagttttgaattcgcgggaaaaggCATTCAGCACTGCATTATTAGCCACGACTTATTATACCTGATTGCAGACTGACCTGATTGATAATGGGAAAAGCGAAGTCGGGCGCGCGTAATTCGACAGCAAAGGGGCAacggggaaaaggaaaggaaaaagaggTCAAGTAGTGTGGAAACTAGCAGCGagccgaattttctttgcttcctcgattgaatcgttctgttttttaggcccgggctttttttttctttttaacccgGGAGAACTTTCTCGTTTCGACTTTTCTCCTTGCATGATTGTTTCATTCGTTTCAAACTGCACGGGATGTCTAAGGTGTTGACGAGTGTCGACATCTCATAACACCTTGGggaattaacattttagtcacgcaaaacacaaaatttgcaataactccgcaagaaaaaaacgttttcaaataatttcttttttagaacaaagtaagtataatgagctatcttatggtggctttttaaaattttgcaaaattcgagaccgaaaaggttagcagtaaccttaattCAGGAGTTTCTGAAAGGCCGATGACTAAAACAAAAGCTCTGCTCTTAATAcgtcattataattattattaagttcaCTCCAAACAAGGTAGAACCtgtcaaaatagaaaaaaattattttcctaCCAACATAGGATTTCAACCGAATTATCAATTTCGTATTGAATTCCATTACTCTGACAGATGAGCCTTCATCTGAGTTACACAGCAGCCTCCCCCATCAAGCCATGGAAACTTACATGTGCAGCAATGATCACAAGTGTTATGCTATTCGAAATGCAACTCACGAGTTGTACTTGCTCTTCGCTGTCGATGTACCTAACTATGCACTTGGGTAGGTTTGTGTCTTGCATGAAGAATAATCTACTGATAATGGGCAGGACGTTCAAGTCAATCAGTCTAAATGATAAAAGAGGAGTGTCCACCTAGGCATAGATCAGAGGGATTTTGTTGGTGCACACGAGAGAATCATTATTTAATTCAACCCACCGGAGACCCAACAAGTAATCAAAGTAAATACATATTAATGAATACTGCTTCAACAGTGCTCCCTTATCATTGTCTTTAAGCAACTTAGTTTTTGTTTCgcgttccttttttttctggaataaaGTGGAAAGCTTAGTCAAGGAAAGGCAGTGAAATCCTCTTCAAGTTTGTGAAATATAttatgtattttttaaaacaggTCAGTGGCTAGCAACACACTAAATGTCTTAACTAAAGGGAAACTAGTGTGACCAGGGATGGATAGATGGCCAGATCCCTCCCTTTGCATCCACAATCTGCATGACTGagtaagtgtttttttttttttctcttgcccACATTCATCgttttctcattgttttcccttttttaaaattaatatggaTAGGAAGGAAAGCGGGAGTATTTGATGTACTTTCCTGAGGGCACATCGACCCGCGTATCTTCAATCTCGTTCTCATTTTCGATAGGGGGTCCTGGAAGCGAAGTTGAGATATCATCATATTTCCAGCGATGGCATAGCTCCTCCACACCCCCATATgaacctacaacaccccaccATTCTTCTtttagctctgacgaagggctaacgctcgaagcgtcAGCTTTTCTTaaactttcacggtggtaattcaacctttgtcaactcgtttgataaaaccaaatttttcagcAATCATCGCCTGCCTTTGAAATGAATGGTTGCTTCTCGCTCCTTTTTTTTCACCACAGTTAATGACAATGGTTTACTACTGGGATTCCATCATCACTAGGCGAAGGAAAAGTCGCCCCCTTAGGAGTGAAAGTTGGAATTCTTCAAGTGTTTTCCAAGGATTTGTGGTGGTTGGTTCATTTTCTTGATGTTTGGACGAAGGGAAAGGAAAACAGAGCAGGAAACAAGAAAGTGATTTGCCACAATGATAAAAGCAACGCACACACGATGACAGCTTCCTTGTTTTGAGATATGAGGTAGTGACTTCTTAAAATTTCACGCATCGAACGCGATAACCTTTCGAAACGTCATTCGTAATATGGAACAGAAAACGTGTAACATGTTGTTTTATTCCATGCTTTGCGCGAAAACGTTCCAGTTATTTCTATGAGATCACTATTATTTAGC
This region includes:
- the LOC136918962 gene encoding protein fuzzy homolog, producing MDTLTSFFRSLDACAWREFNMAAYLVCLTTDGGIPLFTRTKGNLPQLPFPVIGSLNGVCMFASNQDASLLNTVTDDAKVVWKVFHEKITLIIATSDDCASDLHLTRLLEFVFNSMVLLLGINELTNIRNVELLKRDLRCCYSIIDSFLEGTSLTGNITKAVDVILCSDVSVLQEFLDDFASAVNSQFGCLLVMGKVAVATERWWELTGLETVLLSFLVRALPPCSSRDIPVYLPYGSPKVPHRLLTFQLIEGVEVCVICGPQPTLQDTETKYLDQYWRLAVDMLKSSRRSHPRNLPGDIVLDMGILGFLLVNRDERKCLSSVHPSGVMTGVDSQSNLTGGGMSIAKRKSILVSFYKSVVGTLFPPHELAASLTDEPSSELHSSLPHQAMETYMCSNDHKCYAIRNATHELYLLFAVDVPNYALGSVASNTLNVLTKGKLV